Within the Candidatus Saccharimonadales bacterium genome, the region ACGCCGGCTAGACTGGCCGCGCACCGGCAACCCTCGTGCGTGTCGGACTCCCCGGTAAACACCAATGTCTTTCAGCCGTTTAATGTTATCACTCACCCGCCGCTTGAGTTCACCCTCAATCAAATACTCTTTGTCCATCAAAACCGTAATTCGTCCAATCTCATCTTCGGTCAGATCCTTGGCCTTTTTGTTTTGGTCAAGACTCAACTCGGCGATAATCGCCGCGGCTGAACTCCGACCAATACCCTTAATGTAG harbors:
- the rpsM gene encoding 30S ribosomal protein S13; its protein translation is MPRIHGVDIPVNKKTLYALTYIKGIGRSSAAAIIAELSLDQNKKAKDLTEDEIGRITVLMDKEYLIEGELKRRVSDNIKRLKDIGVYRGVRHARGLPVRGQSSRR